The following proteins are encoded in a genomic region of [Eubacterium] hominis:
- a CDS encoding ABC transporter ATP-binding protein — translation MEVLNKSKLIVKDLYKKFDNKDILKTISFDVKEGEFLSVLGPSGCGKTTLLRILIGLETQTSGTILMDGEDISHLKPDERGMGIIFQNYALFPNMTVLENVEYALKLHEQTKKDSRKIALSTLEAIGMHDQINKRPNQLSGGQQQRVAIARTLALNPKIVLLDEPISALDVSMREVMKKELKEIQKKFNSTMIFITHEQEEAFYLSDRIMVMSEGNIEQIDTPRNIYEHPANQYIKDFVIAHLDSKLASLCVCTGKKVYEE, via the coding sequence GTGGAAGTATTAAATAAATCAAAATTGATTGTAAAAGATCTATATAAAAAATTCGACAACAAAGATATATTAAAAACGATTTCCTTTGATGTAAAAGAAGGAGAATTTCTAAGTGTGCTGGGACCAAGCGGTTGTGGAAAAACAACCTTGCTGCGTATTCTGATTGGACTTGAAACACAGACAAGTGGAACGATTTTAATGGATGGGGAAGATATTTCACATTTAAAACCAGATGAACGAGGAATGGGAATCATCTTTCAAAACTATGCATTATTCCCAAATATGACAGTACTTGAAAATGTAGAATATGCTTTAAAACTACATGAACAGACGAAAAAAGACAGTAGAAAGATTGCACTATCTACATTAGAAGCCATTGGTATGCATGATCAGATTAATAAGCGTCCTAATCAGTTATCTGGTGGACAACAACAGCGTGTAGCTATCGCAAGAACATTGGCATTGAATCCTAAAATCGTGTTATTAGATGAACCAATTTCTGCATTAGATGTTAGTATGCGTGAAGTTATGAAAAAAGAATTAAAAGAAATTCAGAAGAAATTTAATTCTACCATGATTTTTATTACCCATGAACAAGAAGAAGCATTCTATTTATCTGATCGTATTATGGTTATGAGTGAAGGAAATATCGAACAGATTGATACCCCAAGAAATATATATGAACATCCGGCAAATCAGTATATTAAAGATTTTGTGATTGCGCATTTAGACAGCAAGCTGGCAAGTCTTTGTGTATGCACAGGGAAGAAAGTCTATGAAGAATAG
- a CDS encoding extracellular solute-binding protein, whose product MKKIVIGLIVAAMALLVGIRSEGNAIIIYSSMEQFRGEELQKQLNEKFPDLHVMVMYVPTAKSAAKISVEKDQSDADIIVGLESSYMEKIKDQLADIKGRSTLDYLDGLRPEDHGNKYVTWERQAGAFIINTDVMKKHNLPIPHTYQDLLKQEYYNLIAMPDPKSSGTGYFFYKSLVNTMGEEKALDYIDQLEYYVKQFTESGSGPIKLLIQGEVGIGLGLTFQAVNQINEGSPFEIIYPPEGSPYSLTGTALMKHSADKEDVNKVFDFIINDFLVYDKEHFSPEIILKNQKITIPNYPDEIPYADMHGIEDINEKERLLDLWKY is encoded by the coding sequence ATGAAGAAAATCGTCATAGGACTGATAGTTGCGGCAATGGCATTACTTGTTGGGATACGCTCAGAGGGAAATGCCATCATTATATATTCTTCTATGGAACAGTTTCGTGGAGAAGAATTACAGAAGCAATTGAATGAAAAATTTCCGGATTTGCATGTCATGGTTATGTATGTGCCAACAGCAAAATCTGCCGCAAAGATATCTGTGGAGAAAGATCAAAGTGATGCGGATATCATTGTTGGATTAGAAAGCAGCTATATGGAAAAAATCAAAGATCAGCTGGCAGATATCAAAGGCAGAAGCACGTTAGATTATTTAGATGGATTGCGTCCGGAAGATCATGGAAATAAATACGTTACATGGGAACGTCAGGCGGGAGCGTTTATCATCAATACAGATGTTATGAAAAAACATAATCTGCCGATTCCACATACGTATCAGGATTTATTGAAACAAGAATATTATAATCTGATCGCTATGCCAGATCCAAAATCTAGTGGTACCGGATACTTCTTCTATAAGAGTCTGGTGAATACTATGGGAGAAGAAAAAGCATTGGATTATATTGATCAGCTGGAATATTATGTAAAACAATTCACAGAATCTGGCAGTGGACCGATTAAACTATTGATTCAGGGAGAAGTCGGTATTGGATTGGGACTGACATTTCAGGCTGTGAACCAAATCAATGAAGGCTCTCCATTTGAAATTATCTATCCACCAGAAGGTTCTCCTTATTCTCTGACCGGAACTGCTTTAATGAAACATAGTGCAGATAAGGAGGATGTAAACAAAGTATTTGATTTTATCATCAATGATTTCCTGGTATATGATAAAGAACATTTCTCTCCAGAAATTATATTGAAAAATCAAAAGATTACGATACCAAATTATCCTGATGAAATTCCATATGCGGATATGCATGGAATCGAAGATATCAATGAAAAAGAAAGGTTGCTGGACTTGTGGAAGTATTAA